In Aegilops tauschii subsp. strangulata cultivar AL8/78 chromosome 3, Aet v6.0, whole genome shotgun sequence, one genomic interval encodes:
- the LOC109782163 gene encoding protein trichome birefringence-like 21, which yields MVLLIKLLFVPATVFLSALIILSYFTSAPYLSYSNLPYYGSYFSRIPKCDISQGEWVPDADTPPHYTNETCSYIQEHQNCMKYGRPDSEFLRWRWQPSRCDLPRFDADKFFRLVGNKTLAFVGDSLARNHMQSLLCLLSKVASPTEVTERTDPVKIMHYERYNFTLKIIWSPFLVRTEEPDNNSGVFKLYLDEPDDRWFSGVAGFDYVILSGANWFTRQSMFYERGQLVGGSFVALNITSNLTLRYSHRMAFRTALRAINDHGSVKAKVIVRTLSPMSHFEGGSWDKGGDCRRTQPYRSNETTMGDLDLDFYTGQVEEFREAEKAAAVAGVDMVLMDTTGAMLLRPDGHPSRYGHWPEEKRVLSNDCIHWCLPGPVDAWNDMLLQIMSD from the exons ATGGTTCTGCTCATCAAGCTTCTCTTCGTCCCCGCCACCGTGTTCCTCTCGGCGCTCATCATTTTGTCCTACTTCACCAGCGCGCCGTACCTGAGCTACTCCAACCTCCCCTACTACGGGTCCTACTTCTCGCGGATCCCCAAGTGCGACATCTCCCAGGGCGAGTGGGTCCCGGACGCGGACACGCCGCCGCACTACACCAACGAAACGTGCTCCTACATCCAGGAGCACCAGAACTGCATGAAGTACGGCCGGCCGGACTCAGAGTTCCTGAGGTGGCGGTGGCAGCCGAGCCGGTGCGACCTCCCGCGGTTTGACGCCGACAAGTTCTTCCGGCTCGTCGGGAACAAGACGCTCGCGTTCGTAGGGGACTCACTCGCCAGGAACCACATGCAGTCCCTACTCTGCCTCTTGTCCAAG GTGGCGTCGCCGACGGAGGTGACGGAGAGGACGGACCCCGTCAAGATAATGCACTACGAGCGCTACAACTTCACCCTAAAAATCATCTGGTCCCCTTTCCTGGTGAGGACGGAGGAACCGGACAACAACTCTGGCGTGTTCAAGCTCTACCTCGACGAGCCCGACGACAGGTGGTTCTCCGGCGTGGCCGGGTTCGACTACGTGATCCTCTCGGGGGCCAACTGGTTCACGCGCCAGTCCATGTTCTACGAGAGGGGGCAGCTCGTCGGCGGCAGCTTCGTCGCGCTCAACATCACCAGCAACCTCACGCTGCGCTACTCCCACCGGATGGCGTTCCGGACAGCGCTTCGGGCCATCAACGATCACGGCAGCGTGAAGGCGAAAGTCATCGTGCGGACGCTGTCGCCGATGTCTCACTTCGAGGGAGGGTCGTGGGACAAGGGCGGGGACTGCCGCCGGACGCAGCCGTACCGGAGCAACGAGACGACGATGGGTGACCTGGACCTCGACTTCTACACGGGGCAGGTGGAGGAGTTCAGGGAGGCGGAGAAAGCGGCCGCGGTGGCGGGAGTGGACATGGTGCTCATGGACACAACGGGCGCCATGCTGCTGCGGCCGGACGGACACCCGAGCAGATACGGGCACTGGCCGGAAGAGAAGCGGGTACTCTCCAACGACTGCATCCACTGGTGTCTGCCCGGGCCGGTCGATGCCTGGAACGACATGTTGCTTCAAATCATGTCAGACTAG